A single genomic interval of Desulfolucanica intricata harbors:
- the pssA gene encoding CDP-diacylglycerol--serine O-phosphatidyltransferase, giving the protein MRKNENSFPVAVLPNILTFCNIIMGLMAIIVAAADQFTLAGLLIILGAVFDRFDGKVARKFHVTSEMGKQLDSLADVITFGIAPAITIFMLSFTELQFLGLILAITFVICGAYRLARYNILNYDNVFVGLPITVAGFLLALFALYQTKFDVHPYITAIGMLLLSYFMVCKHHIKKV; this is encoded by the coding sequence ATGAGAAAAAATGAAAATAGTTTCCCTGTTGCCGTATTACCTAATATATTAACTTTCTGCAATATAATTATGGGATTGATGGCAATTATTGTTGCTGCTGCAGATCAATTTACCCTTGCAGGACTGTTAATTATTTTAGGAGCCGTATTCGACCGTTTTGACGGTAAAGTAGCACGTAAATTTCATGTCACAAGTGAAATGGGAAAACAATTGGACTCCCTGGCAGACGTAATAACTTTTGGTATTGCTCCGGCGATTACTATTTTTATGCTAAGTTTTACCGAATTGCAATTTTTAGGGTTAATCCTGGCGATTACTTTTGTAATTTGCGGCGCCTACAGATTAGCAAGGTATAACATTCTAAATTATGATAATGTTTTTGTAGGCCTGCCGATTACCGTAGCCGGATTTCTACTGGCGCTTTTTGCGCTTTATCAAACCAAGTTTGATGTACACCCTTACATAACAGCCATTGGAATGCTTTTATTAAGTTATTTCATGGTCTGTAAGCACCATATCAAAAAAGTATAA
- a CDS encoding homocysteine S-methyltransferase family protein encodes MGLAEKLKDKIIVFDGAMGTLLQAAGLKPGECPELVNLDKPEIVKNIHRQYVEAGADVVETNTFGGTRLKLAAYGLAEQVSEINAAAVKLAKEAVSGQALVALSVGPTGKLMSPHGPLTFDGAYQAFVEQIAAGAGAGADVICIETMSDLGEIRAALLAAKDAASGIPVICSMTFDSNRRTLMGTDPVTAVITLQSMGANVIGANCSGGPEELLGVIEEMAGFSKVPLIVQPNAGIPHLEGEHTVYPLSAAEMGNYSRRLVEAGAAIIGGCCGTGPDYIRAIKEQVCGLRPVHRQITPVTAITSARQTLFIGSDYPVRIVGERINPTGRQELSDQLRKGEMTHVLREAVEQVENGADLLDVNMGLPEVDEAALMEKAVTALQTVVNVPLQLDSTDPKVLEAALKAYHGKPIINSVNGKEESLRTILPLAKRYGACILGLALDDQGIPKTGEDRVKVAEKIMQRALELGIPEEDIIIDSLVLTASAQQEAALAAVESVRLVKERLGLTTLLGVTNISFGLPNRPLINNTYLAMCLAAGVDITILNPSVREMVDTVKASEVLTARDKQSRRYIALYGGANTKAVKEEAVNSKVEQNTGERLYRAIVKGVMENAVSLLEELLAGGRSPLDIVDNVLVPALDDVGGKYDRGEYFLPQLMQSAEVVQLAFGRLKQELKAEEKATKGTVLLATVKGDIHDIGKNIVKVLMENYGFEVVDMGKDVSPEEIVRVVKDKNIRLVGLSALMTTTVPHMKETIDLLREENLDCRVVVGGAVLNKQYAQNIRADFYARDAREGVAIARKVFGEE; translated from the coding sequence ATGGGCTTAGCAGAAAAGTTAAAAGATAAGATAATTGTTTTTGACGGTGCAATGGGTACCTTATTGCAGGCCGCAGGGTTGAAGCCCGGTGAGTGTCCGGAGCTTGTAAACCTCGATAAACCCGAAATAGTTAAAAACATCCACCGGCAATATGTAGAGGCCGGGGCTGATGTGGTTGAAACCAACACTTTTGGAGGGACCCGACTAAAGTTGGCTGCCTACGGTTTGGCGGAGCAGGTATCAGAAATTAACGCAGCAGCTGTTAAACTGGCTAAAGAAGCTGTAAGTGGACAAGCTCTGGTAGCCCTTTCTGTGGGGCCTACCGGAAAATTAATGTCTCCCCATGGCCCGCTGACCTTTGACGGGGCCTATCAGGCCTTTGTAGAGCAGATTGCTGCAGGGGCCGGTGCCGGAGCGGATGTTATCTGTATTGAAACCATGTCGGATCTGGGTGAAATACGTGCAGCTCTTTTGGCAGCCAAAGATGCCGCATCCGGTATCCCGGTAATTTGCTCGATGACTTTTGATTCTAACCGGCGTACTTTAATGGGTACTGACCCTGTCACGGCAGTGATTACTCTGCAGTCGATGGGTGCCAATGTGATTGGAGCTAACTGTTCCGGGGGACCGGAGGAATTGCTGGGTGTCATTGAGGAGATGGCCGGCTTTTCCAAGGTGCCGCTAATCGTGCAGCCTAATGCAGGTATCCCTCATTTAGAGGGGGAGCACACAGTATATCCCCTTTCGGCAGCGGAAATGGGAAATTACAGCCGCCGCCTTGTTGAAGCGGGTGCGGCTATTATCGGCGGGTGCTGCGGTACCGGTCCGGATTATATACGGGCCATTAAAGAGCAGGTGTGCGGTTTAAGACCCGTACATAGACAGATAACCCCTGTAACAGCTATTACTTCAGCGAGACAGACGTTGTTTATCGGCAGTGATTATCCTGTACGTATTGTGGGTGAGCGGATTAATCCCACCGGCCGACAGGAGCTTTCCGATCAGCTTAGAAAAGGCGAAATGACCCATGTTTTACGTGAAGCCGTCGAGCAGGTAGAAAACGGGGCGGACCTGCTGGATGTAAATATGGGGCTTCCTGAAGTGGATGAGGCAGCCCTAATGGAGAAGGCTGTGACTGCCCTGCAAACAGTAGTTAATGTACCGCTGCAATTGGATAGTACTGACCCAAAGGTGTTGGAGGCAGCTCTTAAGGCCTATCATGGCAAGCCGATTATTAATTCGGTAAACGGTAAGGAGGAAAGCTTAAGAACCATTCTACCTTTAGCTAAGAGATACGGAGCTTGTATTCTGGGATTGGCTTTAGATGATCAAGGTATACCTAAGACAGGAGAAGACAGGGTTAAAGTGGCGGAGAAAATTATGCAGCGGGCACTGGAACTGGGTATTCCTGAAGAAGATATTATTATCGATTCCCTGGTGCTTACGGCCAGTGCGCAGCAGGAAGCGGCTCTGGCCGCTGTTGAGTCGGTTCGCCTGGTTAAAGAAAGGTTAGGATTGACCACTTTATTAGGTGTTACTAATATCTCCTTCGGCCTGCCCAACCGGCCGCTGATTAATAATACTTATCTGGCTATGTGCTTGGCCGCTGGGGTAGATATAACGATTTTAAATCCCAGTGTCCGGGAAATGGTAGATACGGTGAAGGCTTCAGAGGTCCTAACAGCACGGGATAAGCAGTCCCGCAGGTATATTGCCCTGTATGGGGGAGCTAATACCAAAGCAGTTAAGGAGGAAGCTGTGAACTCTAAAGTTGAACAAAATACCGGTGAAAGGCTTTATCGGGCCATAGTTAAAGGGGTTATGGAAAATGCAGTTTCCTTACTCGAAGAGTTATTGGCTGGCGGACGGAGTCCTTTAGATATAGTGGATAATGTATTAGTTCCCGCCCTTGATGATGTGGGTGGTAAATACGACCGGGGAGAATACTTTTTACCCCAACTGATGCAGTCGGCTGAAGTTGTTCAATTAGCCTTCGGGCGTCTCAAACAAGAGCTAAAAGCAGAAGAGAAAGCCACTAAAGGTACTGTCTTACTGGCAACAGTGAAGGGAGATATTCATGATATCGGTAAAAATATAGTTAAAGTTTTGATGGAAAATTACGGCTTCGAAGTAGTAGATATGGGTAAAGATGTATCCCCGGAGGAAATTGTTCGGGTAGTGAAAGATAAGAATATTCGCTTGGTAGGTTTAAGTGCCTTGATGACTACAACAGTACCGCATATGAAGGAAACAATTGATCTTTTAAGAGAAGAAAATTTGGACTGCCGGGTAGTAGTGGGTGGAGCCGTATTGAACAAGCAGTATGCACAAAATATTAGGGCTGATTTCTATGCTCGGGATGCTCGAGAAGGTGTGGCTATTGCCAGAAAAGTATTCGGAGAAGAGTAA
- a CDS encoding phosphatidylserine decarboxylase family protein, which translates to MIVKDGIPYILVFAALSILVYYINPTLAVIPIILLLFVTFFFRNPPRAVIRDYTHILSPADGRIQEIEELEDSNYIYNKAIKIRIFLSLFNVHINRSPISGKITHTEYRPGQYLPAFKNHASDINERNTIVIENDYLKVLVHQITGFIARRIVCYKKKGDSLEQGQIFGLIKFGSCTEIIVPTNVKILVQKGQKVKAGITVLGVLRDEKK; encoded by the coding sequence ATGATCGTTAAAGACGGCATACCGTACATACTTGTATTTGCTGCACTCAGTATTTTAGTTTATTATATTAACCCAACTTTGGCTGTGATACCTATAATACTGTTATTGTTTGTAACATTCTTTTTTCGAAACCCCCCAAGAGCTGTTATCCGGGATTATACACATATTTTATCTCCGGCAGACGGTAGAATACAAGAGATAGAGGAATTGGAGGACAGCAATTATATTTACAATAAAGCAATAAAAATCAGAATCTTTCTTTCTTTATTTAATGTCCATATTAACCGGAGTCCGATTAGCGGAAAAATCACCCACACTGAATATAGACCGGGTCAATATCTTCCTGCATTTAAAAATCATGCCTCCGATATTAATGAAAGAAATACTATTGTCATAGAAAATGATTATTTAAAAGTACTTGTACACCAAATTACCGGCTTTATAGCCAGACGCATTGTTTGTTACAAAAAGAAGGGTGATTCACTGGAGCAGGGCCAGATTTTTGGTCTGATCAAATTCGGTTCCTGCACTGAAATTATTGTACCAACCAATGTGAAGATCCTGGTACAAAAAGGACAAAAGGTTAAAGCGGGAATAACTGTTTTAGGGGTGTTGCGGGATGAGAAAAAATGA
- a CDS encoding class I SAM-dependent methyltransferase, translated as MNKLLFLNNFIKNPKMVGAVLPSSYRLAEKMIRNIDFNRARCIVEYGPGTGVFTKEIVLRKNKETFFLVFELNGEFYEKLAKDLAGEERVLIFNDSVENMDLYLKSYGFTEVDYIISGLPFTVFSRQVTEKIFAKTADALHKEGQFVIFQYSLYLYKFLKKYFTLKTCFEPVNIPPAFVFYCSKKIA; from the coding sequence ATGAATAAATTATTATTCCTAAATAATTTTATAAAAAATCCTAAAATGGTGGGAGCAGTACTTCCCAGTTCATATCGACTGGCTGAAAAAATGATTAGGAATATCGATTTTAACCGGGCCCGGTGTATTGTAGAGTACGGCCCGGGAACAGGGGTTTTTACAAAAGAAATTGTTCTACGGAAGAACAAAGAAACATTTTTTCTAGTGTTTGAATTAAATGGAGAGTTCTATGAGAAGTTAGCAAAGGATTTAGCCGGGGAAGAACGTGTATTGATTTTCAATGACAGTGTTGAAAACATGGACCTGTATCTCAAAAGTTATGGCTTTACCGAGGTAGATTACATAATTTCCGGTTTGCCATTTACTGTTTTTTCCAGGCAAGTTACCGAAAAAATCTTTGCAAAAACAGCAGATGCTCTGCATAAGGAAGGGCAATTTGTGATATTTCAATACTCACTGTACTTATACAAATTTCTTAAAAAATACTTTACCCTTAAAACATGCTTTGAGCCGGTTAATATTCCCCCCGCTTTTGTATTTTATTGTAGCAAGAAAATCGCTTAA
- a CDS encoding DMT family transporter, with the protein MKAGWGYLMVIMAGCAWGSLGIVGKLLFAGGFEPLSAVWFRIAISFAALLIIMLLFKRAELRVKIKDLLFFALFGLICVSTFNVVYFYTVNLTTVSTAAILLYTAPAFVVVLSRYIFGEFITSRKLISLLLSMLGCFFVVKGYDPTAVKLNLPGILCGLLSGLTYALYTIFAKKSLNKYSPWTVILYTQCFGLLFLSLVNSPLALLSGRYSLTTWGELVFLGLISTLFAYICYNQGLRYIEPGKVSIIATIEPVVAVVLAYVFFKELLEPVQLLGTVLVLTGVILIQLPVRKKISESTSTAAG; encoded by the coding sequence ATGAAGGCGGGCTGGGGTTATTTAATGGTTATAATGGCGGGGTGTGCTTGGGGGAGCTTGGGGATAGTGGGTAAGTTATTGTTTGCCGGTGGGTTTGAACCCCTTTCCGCTGTTTGGTTTAGGATTGCGATTTCTTTTGCTGCTTTATTAATTATAATGCTGCTGTTTAAGAGGGCGGAGTTAAGAGTCAAAATAAAGGATTTACTTTTTTTTGCTCTTTTTGGTTTAATTTGTGTAAGTACTTTTAACGTAGTATATTTTTATACTGTTAACTTAACTACAGTATCCACTGCGGCTATCTTATTATATACCGCACCGGCCTTTGTAGTTGTATTATCCCGGTATATCTTTGGAGAATTTATTACTTCACGCAAATTAATCAGTCTTTTACTAAGTATGCTGGGGTGTTTTTTTGTGGTCAAAGGTTATGACCCCACTGCAGTGAAGTTAAATCTTCCGGGAATTCTCTGTGGGCTGCTGTCCGGTTTGACTTATGCTTTATATACAATTTTTGCAAAAAAGTCCTTAAATAAATACTCCCCCTGGACGGTGATACTGTATACTCAATGTTTTGGTTTATTATTTCTCTCCCTGGTTAATTCTCCTCTAGCGCTATTATCCGGGAGATACTCTTTGACAACATGGGGGGAACTGGTATTTTTGGGTTTGATAAGTACTTTGTTTGCTTACATTTGCTACAACCAGGGTTTAAGGTACATCGAACCCGGGAAGGTCAGTATCATTGCTACAATCGAACCTGTTGTAGCAGTGGTTTTAGCATATGTATTTTTCAAGGAGCTATTGGAACCGGTTCAATTGTTGGGTACTGTTCTGGTTTTAACCGGGGTTATTTTAATTCAACTGCCGGTTAGGAAAAAAATTTCAGAAAGTACATCTACAGCCGCCGGTTAA
- a CDS encoding radical SAM protein, with amino-acid sequence MLRRNGKTSNIVNRKRDRQEIFLELTRSLCPECRKVIDAEVLVKGNSVYLHKYCPEHGWFDCLISSDAGHYRDGQQFNKPGTLPQAFASIVKNGCPEDCGLCPEHKQHTCLGIIEITDACDLNCSNCLTNSGGKSFLSLRQIEKMLNLYQTCEGKPEVIQISGGEPTLHPELFAIINTARKKGIQIIQLKTNGLRIAQDDCFLEKLTKIKPAIYLEFDGLSPETYYHLRGLDLLEIKLSAIEKLAERDYSIVLSSTIARGINEHEIGKIAEFAIKHPAIKGVLFQPAAFTGRFRKATPLERTTLPDIIKSLEIQTGKTLLKSDFIPVPCSFPGCFAITYVYNDLKQITTLPRLIDVENNLNYFKNRNIVDLLPLTRNQLEVLWSASATPGSDRVSETFVQSCGLSPGTIPGMEKEITMIGIQALMDPYNFDLKLAKKCCTHIILPEGKMVPYCVYNNLRRGC; translated from the coding sequence ATGCTTAGAAGAAATGGTAAAACCTCTAACATAGTAAACAGAAAAAGGGACAGGCAGGAGATTTTTCTGGAATTAACAAGAAGTCTTTGCCCTGAATGCCGAAAAGTAATTGACGCGGAAGTGCTGGTTAAAGGTAACAGTGTCTATTTGCATAAATATTGTCCAGAGCATGGCTGGTTTGACTGTCTGATATCTTCTGATGCAGGTCACTACCGGGACGGCCAACAATTCAATAAACCGGGAACCCTACCCCAAGCTTTTGCTTCCATAGTTAAAAATGGCTGCCCGGAAGATTGTGGCCTTTGTCCCGAGCACAAACAACATACTTGTTTGGGAATTATTGAGATAACCGATGCCTGTGATTTAAACTGTTCTAATTGTCTTACCAATTCCGGTGGAAAGTCGTTTCTCAGTCTGCGCCAGATAGAAAAAATGTTAAACCTATATCAAACATGTGAGGGAAAGCCCGAAGTTATACAAATTAGCGGGGGCGAACCTACTTTACACCCGGAACTTTTTGCCATTATCAATACAGCCAGGAAAAAGGGCATTCAGATAATCCAATTAAAGACTAATGGCTTACGGATAGCCCAAGATGATTGCTTTTTAGAAAAACTAACAAAGATTAAGCCCGCCATTTATCTGGAATTTGACGGTTTGTCCCCGGAAACATACTACCACTTGAGAGGTTTGGACTTACTAGAAATTAAACTTTCAGCTATAGAAAAATTGGCCGAAAGAGATTATTCCATTGTCTTATCTTCAACCATTGCACGGGGAATTAATGAGCATGAAATAGGAAAGATAGCGGAGTTTGCAATTAAACACCCGGCAATTAAAGGGGTTTTGTTTCAGCCGGCTGCTTTTACAGGACGGTTTAGAAAAGCTACTCCTTTAGAGCGGACCACCTTGCCGGATATAATTAAATCTCTTGAAATACAAACCGGTAAAACACTACTAAAAAGTGATTTTATCCCGGTACCCTGCTCTTTTCCCGGTTGTTTTGCCATAACCTATGTCTATAATGACTTGAAACAGATAACCACATTACCACGGTTAATAGATGTTGAAAACAATTTAAACTATTTTAAGAACAGAAACATAGTTGACCTGCTTCCTTTAACTCGCAACCAATTAGAAGTATTATGGTCTGCCAGTGCTACTCCCGGATCGGACCGGGTATCAGAAACCTTTGTTCAAAGTTGTGGCTTATCCCCTGGGACAATACCCGGAATGGAAAAGGAAATCACCATGATCGGGATTCAAGCTTTAATGGACCCGTACAACTTTGATTTAAAGCTGGCAAAAAAATGCTGTACCCACATTATTCTACCCGAGGGAAAAATGGTACCTTATTGTGTATATAATAACTTAAGGAGAGGTTGTTAG